One Candidatus Woesebacteria bacterium genomic window, AATAGAAACTCCGGTTGAATAAACAATTTGCGATATATCAATTCCTATTCTCATTTGGTTTCTTATTATCTCATAAAATAAATTCAGGAGAGATATCTGTAAGTAGATTCTTCTAAAGTCTTTCTAACCTCATTCCAGTCAACATCAACCAAAAATTCAGGATCGGGTTGTTTTTCTGCTTCTTCAAAATAAACAAGAGATTTTAAAATATGAGACATTTGATAATTTACTCCCTTAAACTTCTTCTCAAAAAGAGCTAAAAGCTCACCAAGACCGAACTTCTGCAAAATAAAATAAAGATCAATAAAATCTTTTTTGCTTCCTCTTGAGGATATTGCTGAAAGCTTCATACAAGCAATATCTTCAAGGGAGGCAACCTTAACTTGATCAAATTCAAGAAAATCACCAACCAAAGGATACTTATATTCTAAAAAGCTAACCTTAACATCATCGATATATAAATCAAGTGTTCCTTTATCTTGATTAATAACCTTAGGATTAAGGGTTTTAAGTTTGGCCATTAGAATTTCAAACTTAGGAAAAGAAGAGGAAAAAAAATCAAGATCAATCGATTTTCTGTGCCCCAAAATCAAAGATAAAGCAGTGCCACCTGCAAGATAGAAGTTGTCTAAGACTTGAGTTTCTCTTATTTTTCTTAAAACCTGTCTTGTCTTTGAATCAATGGCTTTCTCAAACATAAAACCTCCTTTCTTGGAACCTTTAAAATTAAAGCATAAAAATTGGCACTTTTAAATGACAAGTTACGAGAATTCTTCAAAACATTTTTAATATCTTCAAGAGAATAAAGTTTTTTTAAATCTTCAAAATCACAAACATCACCAAATTCAAGAACCCTCTCTATGATAAATTCTTTGTTTTTATCCTTTTCTAAAGTGGAAAAATCTATATCCCAGAAAAGTTTCTTGAAATACAAAGGAAGACTACTCATTGATGCTTAATTATACCATTCTCAACTGAAAACTTAAAAGTCAAAAGTCAAAAATTAGATTACAGATTACAGAATACAGATTAGAGAATATAGAACAAAATTACAAATTCCAAATTACCCGCCTGCAAAAGCTATCGCTTTAGCGATTGCGGGCAGGCAAATTACAAATTCCAATATACAAACAAATTACAAGAACCAAATTACAAACCCATTAAGGAATATGGATTTAGGATTTAGGATTTAGGATTTAGGATTTAGGATTTAGGATTTATGAATTTTTGCTTTCTACTTACTACTTTCTACTTGCATTCCCTGCGTAATACATAATACAAGATACTAGATACAATCTTTCGGCCGGATTCGACTAGCTTTGACTAAATTCCGATAGCCGATAGCTGATGACTAATGTCCGACATCCGACAGCCAATGTCTTATGTCTGATATCCGATAGCTGATGTCCGAAGTCTGATGTCCGACATCCGAGATCCGACCTCTTTTACCTTTTAACTTTTACCTTTTACCTACCAAACAAAAATTTGTTAAAATCAAGGAATGAGTAAAAGAAAAATATTTATCGTCATTCCAGCTTATAACGAAGCGAAGGTTATTCATAAAGTTATTTCTGATATCAGAAAAGAGGGATTCAAAAATATAGTTGTGGTTGATGATGGATCAAATGATGATACAAAAAAGGTAGCTTCAAAAGCAAAGGCTAAAGTTTTAAGTCATTTTATCAACCGAGGAAAAGGAGCGGCTGTTAAAACAGGCCTTGAATACGCAAAATTAGAAAAGGCCGATATCGTGGTAACTATAGATGGCGACGGTCAGCATAACCCTAAAGATATTAAAAGAATGATCAAAAAAATAGATGAAGGATACGATATCGTTCTTGGTTCACGCTTTCTTAACAAAAAAAATAAAATGCCTCTTTTCAATAGATTAGCAAACCACCTTGCCAACATCATTGTCTTCCTAACTTACAGTCTCTGGGTTTCAGATTCCCAATCAGGATTCAGAGCCTACACAAGAAAAGCTTTAGAAAAAATAGACACAAGGCTTGATAGATATGAATTTGATAGTGAAGTAATAAGAGAAATAGCAAAACATAAAATCAAGTTCTGCGAGACACCAATAGATGTTTTTTACACCCAATACTCAATTTCAAAAACCCAAAAGCAAAGCCTAAAAAATGGAATAAAAACACTAATAAAAATTCTTATCTCATAGCTAAATACCTCTTAAACTTTAAATTGAATAACTTTTATATTAAGATATAAATATTATGATTTGGGGAATTTCTATTATCCGCTGGGTTTTAATAATTTTGGCCGTATTTATGGTAATTGATCGCGTCCTAAAATTCACAAGACGAGAATCAGGGCAAACACTTTTTAAATTGGTTTCATCGGTCCTGATATGGGGAATCATTCTAGCTATTTCAATTTATCCCGATTTTGCCTACTTTATCGCCAGAAAACTAGGTATGGGAGAAAATCTAAACACTTTAATTTTCTTTGGTTTTGTAGTTGTTTTTATGCTTATCTTCAAAATCTTGTCTATTATTGAACATATAGAACAACAAATAACTGAAGTGGTAAGAACCACCGCTATCAAAAAAGAAATAAAAAAATAGATGCTTCACTTGGTAAAAGAAAGTGCAAACAAGATAAAAGAAAAAATTCAAAGCAAAACGCTCCATTTCCCTAAAAACAAAAAAATTGTAGTTTATCCACTGCCAATTTACAAAAATCAGCTGGCAGACGCAAAAAAAGAAAAAATAGAAAAATTTTATGGAAAAATAGACGACAAAAAAGCAGCATTAAAATTTGGAGCCAAAAATATAAAAGAATTTTCCTTCTGGGCATGGAGAAGCTGTGGTATAGCTTGCCTTCAGATGATCCTCAAAAACAACAAAAAAACTATGGAACTCGTTAACGATGGCATTCGAAAAAATGGCTATATATTCAAAAACGATATCGGCTGGAAGCATCAAGCTCTAGTTAAAATTCTAAAAGAATATGATTTCAACGCAAAAATAATTCGAATCATAACTCCTTTTGATATCGCACTTAACATACGAAAAAACAGATATGTGATATTATCGGTCAAAAGCAAGACCGGGGGGCATATGATTTTAATTTTTGGTCTCAAGACAGATGAGAAAGGAAAGATAAAAGAATTCTACTATTTTGACCCTATGGAAAAACCAGAATCCAAATTTCCTAAACTAGACTTTGAAAAATTAAAGCAAATATCTAAAAAGCAAGGAATTTTCGTATGGAAACAGGAATAGATAACCCAAAATTTATCAACCTTAATAAAGGCAAAAAAGAAATAGGCTGGTGGAAAGACAAACCACAAAGTCTAATTCAAATTCCTGATACAGGTAATTCATATCGTCTGATTTATACTTTAAGATCAGAAAAAGAACCAAAAGAAGCAAGAGCTGAAGTCCTAATTGCCATAGAAGAAGCTGGAAGAATGTGGAGAAAAAAGCTAGAAGAGAAACGTATCAAAGCAGACAACTTATTTATCTCTATTACCTCTCTTTTACGCGGCCAAGAGCTTCAAGAAGAAATAAAAAGAAAAAGCGTAAATGCAAATGACACCAGCTCACATCTTTTTGGTGCTGCAGCCGATATAGATCCCAATGGATTTTACCTTTTAGAGAAAGGGAACTTTACTCCCATAAATAGTTCAAATTATAAAAATATAGAAGATCTAAGAAAAGCTCTTTTTGAAACACTGATTGAGATGGAGAAAGAAGAGTTGATAAGTTTTATTCCAGAATTTGAACCAAGAGAAGACAATAAATCCACTCTTTCCTGCTTTCACATCTGCCCCAACCCAGATATAGAAAAAATGTTAAAAGGTGAATAATCTCACTTGCCCATCTTCCCTTTTAAAATCATCTCCAAAACACCAATACTCAAGCCAAAATCATAAACAATTTTAAATATCAAAAACCTCAACTCCATATTTTTTATCCCCTTAAAAAGTCCCAACACCAAAGAAACCGGCAAAGAAGCTCTTATTAAAGCTACTAAATAACCCAAATAACCCATTTTATACTTTCTTTTCCCTACCCACTTTGCATGATTATAAACCTCGCTCAAGCTTTCAGGGTTTTTATGATAAAAAATTGCGCCTTCTGCATTTTTGGCTTTATAACCAAGTTTTCTATAAAGACTCCAATCATCATCATAACCACCAGCTTCAAAGCCATTAACTCTTTCAAATTCGCTTTTTAAAATTGCCCTAAAAACAGGCTGAAAATCAGGATAATTTTTAGGGTGGCGACGTTTTTCTTCCCAATTCTCGTTGATATTCCAGCACCTGGCCCAGATATTGTCCCAATTTGAGACGTACTCTTCCTTGCTAAAAGTTCCCTTAGCTTTGCCTAAGACTATTGGCTCAACCAATTTTTTCAAGAAGTCCTTGTCAAAGGTCATATCAGCGTCAACAAAAACCAAAATTTCTCCTGTCGCGCTTTTTGTGCCCAAGTTTCTTGCCGCACCTGCGCCAAGATGGGACTCCCTTATCACTTTTAACTTTAAATTTTCAACTTTTAACTCCGACAAAACCTCCCAAGTTTTGTCGGTTGATCCATCATCAACCACTATAACCTCAAAGTCTTTATAAGTTTGATTTGCCAAAGACCTCAAGCACTTCCCAATTACTTTTTCCTCATTGTAAGTTGGAATAATTAGTGACGTTTTCATTTCTTTGTAATTTAAAAAGGCCAAAATTTTTTCCCACATCTGTTAGTTTAATTGCTTCTTTATAACCAAAGCTTTGTATCTCCCAAACCTGAGTTTCAGAGAAATTGTAATCTAACGGTGCCAAAACATAAAGGGTTTTTGAGATGGGATAGTCCTCAACACCCAAAGGAGAAATGTTATTATTGAATCTCAAATAATATCTTAAGATATGACCCCGGGTATCAAAATCGTTGATAACAACAACATTAAAGTCAAAAGGATTATCTCTTTTAATTTGTGAGGTAGCATAACTAATATTTTTTATAGTAAGGTCTTTCGGCATGCCGGTCGGTCTATCAAATTTCACCAATGAGGAACTGATATTGAAGAAAAGATAAACAGTCACAAGCAAGCATACTATCAGTTTGTTTTTATCCCAAATTTTAAACAATAAATACCCTAAAATTAGTGCGACAACTGGCCAAAATTGCAAAAAATGATAATACGCAATTCCTGAAATTTCAGGTTTACTTATTGCATCAAGAAAATATTGCCATAAAACAGTTAGATTGTAAAAATTATGTC contains:
- a CDS encoding Glycosyl transferase, family 2 — its product is MSKRKIFIVIPAYNEAKVIHKVISDIRKEGFKNIVVVDDGSNDDTKKVASKAKAKVLSHFINRGKGAAVKTGLEYAKLEKADIVVTIDGDGQHNPKDIKRMIKKIDEGYDIVLGSRFLNKKNKMPLFNRLANHLANIIVFLTYSLWVSDSQSGFRAYTRKALEKIDTRLDRYEFDSEVIREIAKHKIKFCETPIDVFYTQYSISKTQKQSLKNGIKTLIKILIS
- a CDS encoding Glycosyl transferase, group 2; the encoded protein is MKTSLIIPTYNEEKVIGKCLRSLANQTYKDFEVIVVDDGSTDKTWEVLSELKVENLKLKVIRESHLGAGAARNLGTKSATGEILVFVDADMTFDKDFLKKLVEPIVLGKAKGTFSKEEYVSNWDNIWARCWNINENWEEKRRHPKNYPDFQPVFRAILKSEFERVNGFEAGGYDDDWSLYRKLGYKAKNAEGAIFYHKNPESLSEVYNHAKWVGKRKYKMGYLGYLVALIRASLPVSLVLGLFKGIKNMELRFLIFKIVYDFGLSIGVLEMILKGKMGK